In a single window of the Streptomyces sp. HUAS ZL42 genome:
- a CDS encoding heavy metal transporter: protein MPEPSPTRKRPGRLFRFGAAFVVLLAVAGYLVVQYVTGGVGDPGCRVVSEEGGTAVYEFTPEQAVNAATIAAVGTNRGMPQRAVAIALATAIQESGLRNIGHGDRDSLGLFQQRPSQGWGTPEQILDPTYAADIFYKHLAKVPEYTKLPLTVAAQRVQRSGYPEAYAKHEPDAVLLAAALTGQAAATLTCDGRPGATPTAGPDAVRAAVVRDFGRDVVQEAGAEVKSRSASSAPTPSGGSPTAETSGRTVTLPVSGDADATGRSAQQRGWQLAHWAVANASALHIERVSYAGREWTAGNTDSRWLTASGAQGADRAEQTSGSVRIVTAQ from the coding sequence GTGCCAGAGCCGTCCCCCACTCGTAAGCGTCCTGGCCGCCTCTTCCGTTTCGGGGCGGCCTTCGTTGTCCTGCTGGCCGTCGCGGGATATCTCGTGGTGCAGTACGTCACCGGAGGCGTGGGGGATCCGGGCTGCAGAGTCGTCTCGGAAGAGGGCGGCACCGCGGTGTACGAATTCACGCCGGAGCAGGCGGTGAACGCGGCGACGATCGCCGCGGTCGGCACCAACCGCGGCATGCCCCAGCGGGCTGTGGCGATCGCGCTCGCGACCGCGATCCAGGAGTCGGGGCTGCGCAACATCGGTCACGGCGACCGGGACTCGCTGGGCCTGTTCCAGCAGCGGCCCTCGCAGGGCTGGGGCACACCGGAGCAGATCCTGGACCCGACGTACGCGGCGGACATCTTCTACAAGCATCTCGCCAAGGTTCCCGAGTACACGAAGCTCCCGCTCACCGTGGCCGCGCAGCGCGTACAGCGCAGTGGCTACCCGGAGGCGTACGCCAAGCACGAGCCGGACGCCGTGCTGCTCGCCGCCGCGCTCACCGGGCAGGCCGCGGCCACGCTGACCTGCGACGGGCGGCCGGGCGCGACACCGACCGCCGGGCCGGACGCGGTGCGGGCCGCGGTCGTACGGGACTTCGGGCGGGATGTGGTGCAGGAGGCAGGGGCCGAGGTGAAGAGCAGGTCCGCGTCGTCCGCCCCGACGCCGAGCGGTGGCAGCCCCACGGCCGAGACCAGCGGGCGCACCGTGACGCTGCCCGTGTCCGGGGACGCCGACGCCACGGGCCGCAGCGCGCAGCAGCGCGGCTGGCAGCTGGCGCACTGGGCGGTGGCCAACGCCTCCGCGCTGCACATCGAGCGCGTCTCCTACGCCGGCCGTGAGTGGACCGCCGGGAACACCGACAGCCGGTGGCTCACGGCCTCCGGTGCGCAGGGCGCGGACCGGGCGGAGCAGACTTCGGGGTCCGTGCGCATCGTGACTGCGCAGTAG
- a CDS encoding TIGR00730 family Rossman fold protein — MATGNPEGKKQPPDEQRLGPVLRRRGQVTASTTDQRLLDAGGPSDWVHTDPWRVLRIQSEFIEGFGTLAELPPAISVFGSARTPVDSAEYDAGVRLGRGLVQAGWAVITGGGPGAMEAANKGACEAGGISVGLGIELPFEQGLNPYVDIGLNFRYFFVRKMMFVKYAQGFVVLPGGLGTLDELFEALTLVQTQKVTRFPIVLFGSEYWGGLVDWLKNTLIAQGKASEHDLLLFHMTDDVEEAVALVSKEAGR; from the coding sequence ATGGCTACCGGCAACCCCGAGGGGAAGAAGCAGCCGCCGGACGAGCAGCGCCTGGGACCGGTCCTCCGGAGGCGCGGCCAGGTGACGGCGAGCACGACGGACCAGCGTCTGCTGGACGCGGGAGGACCCTCCGACTGGGTCCACACCGACCCCTGGCGAGTCCTGCGCATCCAGTCGGAGTTCATCGAGGGCTTCGGCACGCTGGCCGAACTCCCGCCCGCGATCAGCGTGTTCGGCTCGGCGCGTACGCCGGTGGACTCGGCCGAGTACGACGCGGGCGTCCGCCTCGGCCGGGGCCTGGTGCAGGCCGGCTGGGCGGTGATCACCGGCGGCGGTCCGGGCGCCATGGAAGCGGCGAACAAGGGCGCGTGCGAGGCGGGCGGCATCTCGGTGGGCCTGGGCATCGAGCTCCCCTTCGAGCAGGGGCTGAACCCCTACGTCGACATCGGCCTGAACTTCCGCTACTTCTTCGTCCGCAAGATGATGTTCGTGAAGTACGCGCAGGGCTTCGTGGTCCTGCCCGGCGGCCTGGGCACCCTGGACGAACTCTTCGAGGCCCTGACCCTCGTCCAGACCCAGAAGGTCACCCGCTTCCCGATCGTGCTCTTCGGCAGCGAGTACTGGGGCGGCCTGGTCGACTGGCTCAAGAACACGCTCATCGCCCAGGGCAAGGCCTCGGAACACGACCTGCTCCTCTTCCACATGACGGACGACGTGGAGGAGGCGGTGGCACTGGTGTCCAAGGAGGCGGGCCGCTAG
- a CDS encoding DNA-3-methyladenine glycosylase I has translation MSDGTAIAGPDGALRCPWALSTEDYVAYHDDEWGRPVHGDDALYERLSLEAFQSGLSWITILRRRPGFRAAFAGFEIAKVAVFTDADRDRLLADPGIIRNRAKIDATLANARVLAEWTPGELDDLIWSHAPDPATRPAPQTLSDVPAVTPESTALSKALKKRGLRFVGPTTAYALMQACGLVDDHLETCVARSAP, from the coding sequence GTGAGCGACGGCACGGCCATCGCCGGTCCGGACGGCGCCCTGCGCTGCCCCTGGGCCCTGTCCACCGAGGACTACGTGGCGTACCACGACGACGAGTGGGGCCGTCCGGTCCACGGCGACGACGCGCTGTACGAACGCCTCAGCCTGGAGGCGTTCCAGTCCGGCCTGTCCTGGATCACGATCCTGCGCCGCCGTCCCGGCTTCCGCGCGGCCTTCGCCGGCTTCGAGATCGCCAAGGTCGCGGTGTTCACCGACGCCGACCGCGACCGCCTCCTCGCCGACCCGGGCATCATCCGCAACCGCGCCAAGATCGACGCGACGCTCGCCAACGCGCGTGTGCTGGCCGAGTGGACGCCGGGCGAGCTGGACGACCTGATCTGGTCCCACGCCCCCGACCCGGCCACCCGCCCGGCCCCGCAAACCCTCTCCGACGTGCCCGCGGTCACCCCCGAGTCGACGGCCCTGTCCAAGGCCCTGAAGAAACGGGGGCTGCGCTTCGTCGGTCCGACGACGGCGTACGCGCTGATGCAGGCGTGCGGCCTGGTGGACGATCACCTGGAGACATGCGTGGCCAGAAGCGCCCCGTGA
- a CDS encoding enoyl-CoA hydratase/isomerase family protein, with product MADTVLYEVSDGLATITLNRPEAMNALNVAAKVALREAVRSAAEDAAVRAVLLTAAGDRAFCVGQDLKEHIGLLAADRETGSGQTMSTVREHYNPIVRALTEMAKPVVAGVNGVAAGAGFGFALAADYRVVADTAAFNTSFAGVALTADSGVSWTLPRVVGPGRAADLLLFPRSIKAQEAYELGIANRLVPTAELRAEAEKVARELAQGPTVAYAALKEAMAYGFSHSLAETLEKEDELQTRAGSSEDHAIAVQAFVNKEKPKYLGR from the coding sequence ATGGCCGACACCGTGCTCTACGAGGTGAGCGACGGGCTCGCGACGATCACGCTGAACCGCCCCGAGGCGATGAACGCGCTGAACGTCGCGGCCAAGGTCGCCCTCCGGGAGGCCGTGCGCTCCGCGGCGGAGGACGCCGCCGTGCGGGCGGTGCTGCTGACCGCGGCCGGTGACCGGGCGTTCTGCGTGGGGCAGGACCTGAAGGAGCACATCGGTCTGCTGGCCGCCGACCGCGAGACCGGCTCCGGCCAGACCATGAGCACGGTGCGGGAGCACTACAACCCGATCGTGCGCGCCCTGACGGAGATGGCGAAGCCCGTGGTCGCCGGCGTGAACGGGGTGGCGGCCGGAGCCGGTTTCGGCTTCGCGCTGGCCGCGGACTACCGGGTCGTGGCGGACACGGCCGCCTTCAACACGTCGTTCGCGGGCGTCGCGCTCACCGCCGACTCGGGTGTCTCGTGGACCCTGCCGCGGGTCGTCGGCCCCGGGCGGGCCGCCGACCTGCTGCTCTTCCCGCGCAGCATCAAGGCCCAGGAGGCGTACGAGCTGGGGATCGCCAATCGCCTCGTCCCCACGGCGGAGCTGCGGGCGGAGGCCGAGAAGGTCGCGCGCGAGCTGGCCCAGGGGCCGACGGTGGCGTACGCGGCGCTCAAGGAGGCCATGGCGTACGGGTTCTCCCACTCGCTGGCGGAGACGCTGGAGAAGGAGGACGAGCTGCAGACGCGGGCGGGGTCGTCGGAGGATCACGCCATCGCGGTGCAGGCCTTCGTGAACAAGGAGAAGCCGAAGTACCTGGGGCGGTGA
- a CDS encoding bifunctional succinyldiaminopimelate transaminase/glutamate-prephenate aminotransferase: protein MSTVSDRLPAFPWDKLEPYKKTAAAHPGGIVDLSVGTPVDPVPELIQKALIAAADSPGYPTVWGTPELRDAITGWLERRLGAREVTHRHVLPIVGSKELVAWLPTQLGLGPGDRVAYPRLAYPTYEVGARLARAEYEVYDDPTDLDPEGLKLLWLNSPSNPTGKVLSKADLTRIVAWAREHGILLFSDECYLELGWEADPVSVLHPDVNGGSYDGIVSVHSLSKRSNLAGYRAAFLAGDPAVLGPLLEIRKHGGMMTPAPTQAAVVAALSDDAHVREQRERYAARRTALREALLRHGFRIEHSEASLYLWATRDESCWDTVAHLAERGILVAPGDFYGPAGEKFVRVALTATDERVRAAAERL from the coding sequence GTGTCCACAGTCTCCGACCGCCTGCCCGCCTTCCCCTGGGACAAGCTCGAGCCGTACAAGAAGACGGCCGCCGCGCACCCGGGCGGCATCGTCGACCTCTCGGTCGGCACCCCGGTCGACCCGGTCCCCGAGCTGATCCAGAAGGCCCTGATCGCCGCGGCCGACTCCCCGGGCTATCCGACGGTCTGGGGCACGCCGGAGTTGCGCGACGCGATCACCGGCTGGCTGGAGCGCCGGCTGGGCGCCCGTGAGGTCACCCACCGCCACGTCCTGCCGATCGTCGGCTCCAAGGAACTCGTCGCCTGGCTCCCGACCCAGCTGGGCCTCGGCCCCGGCGACCGGGTCGCGTACCCGCGGCTGGCCTACCCGACGTACGAGGTCGGCGCCCGCCTGGCCCGCGCGGAGTACGAGGTCTACGACGATCCGACGGACCTGGACCCCGAGGGCCTGAAGCTGCTCTGGCTGAACTCTCCGTCGAACCCCACGGGCAAGGTCCTGTCGAAGGCGGACCTGACCCGGATCGTGGCCTGGGCCCGCGAGCACGGCATCCTGCTCTTCTCCGACGAGTGCTACCTGGAGCTGGGCTGGGAGGCCGACCCGGTATCGGTCCTCCACCCGGACGTGAACGGCGGCTCGTACGACGGCATCGTCTCGGTCCACTCGCTGTCGAAGCGCTCAAACCTGGCGGGCTACCGCGCCGCCTTCCTGGCCGGCGACCCGGCGGTCCTGGGCCCCCTCCTGGAGATCCGCAAGCACGGCGGCATGATGACGCCGGCGCCGACCCAGGCGGCGGTGGTGGCGGCGCTGAGCGACGACGCACACGTCCGCGAGCAGCGGGAACGGTACGCCGCCCGCCGCACCGCGCTGCGCGAGGCCCTTCTCCGGCACGGGTTCCGCATCGAGCACAGCGAGGCCAGCCTCTACCTCTGGGCAACGAGGGACGAGTCCTGCTGGGACACGGTCGCCCACCTGGCGGAACGCGGCATCCTGGTCGCCCCGGGTGACTTCTACGGCCCGGCGGGCGAGAAGTTCGTACGGGTGGCACTGACCGCGACGGACGAACGCGTGCGGGCGGCGGCAGAACGCCTGTAA
- the dapE gene encoding succinyl-diaminopimelate desuccinylase — MADTSLDLTLDAAALTAQLVDFPSESGSEKPLADAIETALRALPHLTVDRYGNNVVARTNLGRAERVILAGHIDTVPIADNVPSRLDEDGVLWGCGTCDMKSGVAVQLRVAATVPAPNRDLTFVFYDNEEVDAELNGLKHVAEAYPEWLKGDFAILLEPSDGQVEGGCQGTLRVLLKTKGERSHSARSWMGSNAIHAAAPILARLASYEPRYPVIDGLEYREGLNAVGISGGVAGNVIPDECVVTVNFRYAPDRTADEAVAHVQEVFADCGVEEFLVVDHSGAALPGLSHPAAAAFIEAVGGTPQPKYGWTDVSRFSSLGIPAVNYGPGNPHLAHKRDERVETAKILAGEERLRAWLTA; from the coding sequence ATGGCCGACACATCGCTTGACCTCACGCTGGACGCCGCCGCGCTCACCGCTCAGCTCGTCGACTTCCCTTCGGAGAGCGGCAGCGAGAAGCCCCTCGCGGACGCGATCGAGACCGCCCTGCGCGCGCTTCCGCATCTGACGGTGGACCGGTACGGCAACAACGTCGTCGCCCGGACGAACCTGGGCCGGGCGGAGCGGGTGATCCTGGCCGGCCACATCGACACCGTCCCGATCGCCGACAACGTCCCGTCGCGGCTGGACGAGGACGGCGTCCTGTGGGGCTGCGGCACGTGCGACATGAAGTCCGGCGTCGCGGTACAGCTCCGCGTCGCGGCGACGGTCCCGGCCCCCAACCGCGACCTGACCTTCGTCTTCTACGACAACGAGGAGGTCGACGCCGAGCTGAACGGCCTCAAGCACGTGGCCGAGGCCTACCCGGAGTGGCTGAAGGGCGACTTCGCGATCCTCCTGGAACCCTCCGACGGCCAGGTCGAGGGCGGCTGCCAGGGCACCCTGCGGGTCCTGCTGAAGACGAAGGGCGAGCGGTCCCACTCGGCACGCAGCTGGATGGGCTCCAACGCGATCCACGCGGCGGCCCCGATCCTGGCGCGGCTGGCGTCGTACGAGCCGCGCTACCCCGTGATCGACGGCCTGGAGTACCGCGAGGGCCTGAACGCGGTGGGCATCTCGGGCGGAGTGGCCGGAAACGTGATCCCCGACGAGTGCGTGGTGACGGTCAACTTCCGCTACGCCCCGGACCGTACGGCGGACGAGGCCGTCGCCCACGTCCAGGAGGTCTTCGCGGACTGCGGTGTGGAGGAGTTCCTGGTGGTCGACCACAGCGGCGCGGCGCTCCCCGGCCTCTCCCACCCGGCCGCGGCGGCCTTCATCGAGGCGGTGGGCGGCACCCCCCAGCCGAAGTACGGCTGGACGGACGTGAGCCGCTTCTCCTCGCTGGGCATCCCGGCGGTCAACTACGGCCCCGGCAACCCGCACTTGGCGCACAAGCGGGACGAGCGGGTGGAGACGGCGAAGATCCTGGCGGGGGAGGAGCGCCTGAGGGCGTGGCTCACGGCGTAG
- a CDS encoding ATP-binding protein encodes MSLPLTRRIARAALLVAAGAAAGVGAAGSASAAPDLPATPNLGGLTALDGANAADTVDGTAQNVTGLAGDTGSTAVEKAVPAAGRTGGKAVQKAAPAAQKAAGEAAGSAGEILGDTASTATKDGLPTQSLPAQSLPTQSLPTQSLPTQSLPTQSLPTQSLPTQSLPTQELPIG; translated from the coding sequence ATGTCCCTCCCCCTGACCCGCCGGATCGCCCGTGCCGCGCTGCTCGTCGCAGCGGGAGCGGCCGCCGGGGTCGGTGCGGCCGGCTCCGCCAGCGCGGCCCCAGATCTGCCGGCGACCCCGAACCTGGGCGGGCTGACCGCCCTGGACGGGGCGAACGCCGCCGACACCGTCGACGGCACGGCTCAGAACGTCACCGGGCTCGCCGGTGACACCGGCAGCACGGCGGTCGAGAAGGCGGTGCCTGCCGCGGGCAGGACCGGCGGCAAGGCCGTGCAGAAGGCGGCACCCGCGGCGCAGAAGGCGGCCGGTGAGGCGGCGGGTTCCGCCGGGGAGATCCTCGGGGACACGGCGTCGACGGCGACGAAGGACGGGCTGCCGACGCAGTCGCTCCCGGCCCAGTCGCTGCCGACCCAGTCGCTGCCCACCCAGTCCTTGCCGACCCAGTCGCTGCCCACCCAGTCCTTGCCGACCCAGTCGCTGCCCACCCAGTCGCTGCCCACCCAGGAGCTGCCGATCGGCTGA
- a CDS encoding GNAT family N-acetyltransferase: MEISGAGRLELRITAADVGKRVSVRQLTDPGVTEGKFTDTVGVLTSWDNGVLVITRKSGESVRIAESSLVAGKVVPAVPARRRGPAASYEELARVASRGWRPVESERLGEWELRAASGFTRRANSVLPLGDPGMPLDEALDAVRRWYGDRGLPAYIQTATGAEGTQELLCAELERRGWVREVTAEMWIGALAPLADRGEPEQVVLSREADEAWLARYQRRGVSDVALKVLGSGPSVWFATVPGDAPGAPPAAIGRCVVDGRWAGFAAVEVDPAQRRRGLATTVMAALARQALDEGASAAWLQVETDNAGARAMYTGMGFAAHHAYHHYRESATPGAGR; this comes from the coding sequence GTGGAAATCTCCGGCGCCGGTCGCCTCGAGCTCCGTATCACCGCAGCTGACGTGGGCAAACGCGTATCCGTACGCCAATTGACCGACCCGGGTGTCACCGAGGGGAAATTCACCGACACGGTGGGTGTTCTCACATCCTGGGACAACGGTGTGCTGGTGATCACACGGAAGAGCGGGGAGAGCGTCCGCATCGCGGAATCCTCGCTGGTCGCGGGGAAGGTGGTACCCGCTGTGCCCGCCCGGCGCCGCGGGCCCGCCGCCTCGTACGAGGAGCTCGCCCGGGTCGCCTCGCGGGGCTGGCGGCCGGTGGAGAGCGAGCGGCTCGGCGAGTGGGAGCTGCGGGCCGCCTCAGGGTTCACCCGGCGGGCCAACTCGGTGCTGCCGCTCGGCGACCCCGGCATGCCCCTCGACGAGGCGCTCGACGCCGTACGGCGCTGGTACGGCGACCGTGGGCTGCCCGCCTACATCCAGACCGCGACCGGCGCCGAGGGCACCCAGGAGCTGCTGTGCGCGGAGCTGGAGCGGCGGGGGTGGGTGAGGGAGGTGACCGCCGAGATGTGGATCGGGGCGCTCGCGCCCCTCGCGGACCGGGGTGAGCCGGAACAGGTGGTGCTCTCCCGGGAGGCCGATGAGGCGTGGCTGGCTCGCTACCAGCGCAGGGGGGTGAGCGATGTGGCGCTGAAGGTACTGGGGAGCGGGCCTTCGGTTTGGTTCGCGACCGTGCCGGGCGACGCGCCGGGTGCGCCTCCCGCCGCCATCGGGCGGTGCGTGGTCGACGGGCGGTGGGCCGGGTTCGCCGCCGTCGAGGTCGATCCGGCGCAGCGGCGGCGGGGCCTCGCGACGACCGTCATGGCCGCGCTGGCCCGGCAGGCCCTCGACGAGGGCGCCTCGGCTGCGTGGCTGCAGGTCGAGACGGACAATGCAGGTGCGCGGGCGATGTACACCGGGATGGGGTTCGCCGCGCACCACGCGTACCACCACTACCGGGAATCGGCGACCCCCGGAGCCGGACGGTAA
- a CDS encoding DivIVA domain-containing protein — protein sequence MFLFLVVALAVVVAAVTLAVVGGGEGTGPLPEAAPQRLQDPLPPDRPVNRADIDQLRFPLAVRGYRMAEVDDALGRLAAELAERDARIADLESALAGAQAAASHVSMEKPARGDDQ from the coding sequence ATGTTCTTGTTCCTGGTCGTCGCGCTCGCCGTCGTGGTCGCCGCGGTGACCCTCGCCGTGGTGGGCGGCGGCGAGGGCACCGGCCCGCTGCCGGAGGCGGCGCCGCAGCGGCTGCAGGACCCCCTGCCGCCGGACCGGCCGGTCAACCGCGCGGACATCGACCAGCTGCGCTTCCCCCTCGCCGTCCGCGGCTACCGCATGGCGGAGGTGGACGACGCGCTCGGCCGCCTCGCCGCCGAACTCGCCGAGCGCGACGCCCGCATCGCCGACCTGGAGTCCGCCCTGGCCGGCGCCCAGGCCGCCGCGTCCCATGTGTCGATGGAGAAACCCGCCCGGGGGGACGATCAGTGA
- the folP gene encoding dihydropteroate synthase, translated as MLRLGRREFEAHEPVIMAIVNRTPDSFYDRGATFRDEPALARVEQAVAEGAAIIDIGGVKAGPGEEVTAEEEARRTVGFVAEVRRRFPDVVISVDTWRAEVGVAVCEAGADLLNDAWGGVDPGLAEVAARYGVGLVCTHAGGARPRTRPHRVTYDDVMADILRVTVGLAQRAVGLGVPRESVLIDPGHDFGKNTRHSLEATRRLGEMVETGWPVLVSLSNKDFVGETLDKPVKERVLGTLATTAVSAWLGAQVYRVHEVAETRQVLDMVASIAGHRPPAVARRGLA; from the coding sequence ATGCTCAGGCTGGGCAGGCGCGAGTTCGAGGCGCACGAGCCGGTGATCATGGCGATCGTGAACCGGACCCCGGACTCCTTCTACGACAGGGGGGCCACGTTCCGCGACGAGCCCGCCCTCGCGCGCGTGGAGCAGGCGGTGGCCGAGGGCGCCGCCATCATCGACATCGGCGGGGTCAAGGCCGGGCCGGGGGAAGAGGTGACGGCCGAGGAGGAGGCGCGGCGGACCGTGGGGTTCGTGGCGGAGGTGCGGCGGCGTTTCCCGGATGTCGTCATCAGCGTGGACACCTGGCGGGCCGAGGTCGGGGTGGCGGTCTGCGAGGCGGGGGCGGATCTGCTGAACGACGCGTGGGGCGGGGTGGACCCGGGGCTCGCGGAGGTCGCCGCGCGGTACGGGGTGGGGCTGGTGTGCACGCACGCGGGGGGCGCACGGCCGCGGACCCGTCCGCACCGGGTGACGTACGACGACGTCATGGCCGACATTCTGCGGGTGACCGTGGGGCTGGCCCAGCGGGCGGTGGGGCTGGGGGTGCCGAGGGAGTCGGTCCTGATCGACCCCGGGCACGACTTCGGGAAGAACACGCGGCACAGTCTCGAGGCGACGCGGCGGCTGGGGGAGATGGTGGAGACGGGCTGGCCGGTGCTCGTGTCGCTGTCCAACAAGGACTTCGTCGGGGAGACGCTGGACAAGCCGGTGAAGGAGCGGGTGCTGGGGACGCTGGCGACGACTGCGGTGTCGGCGTGGTTGGGGGCTCAGGTGTATCGGGTGCACGAGGTTGCCGAGACGCGGCAGGTGCTGGACATGGTGGCGTCGATCGCGGGGCACCGGCCACCTGCGGTGGCCCGGCGTGGGTTGGCATAG
- the fdxA gene encoding ferredoxin, with protein MTYVIAQPCVDVKDKACIEECPVDCIYEGQRSLYIHPDECVDCGACEPVCPVEAIFYEDDTPEEWKDYYKANVEFFDELGSPGGASKLGLIERDHPFIAALPPQAE; from the coding sequence GTGACCTACGTCATCGCGCAGCCTTGTGTCGACGTCAAGGACAAGGCGTGCATCGAGGAGTGCCCGGTCGACTGCATCTACGAGGGCCAGCGGTCCTTGTACATCCACCCGGACGAATGCGTCGACTGCGGGGCCTGCGAGCCGGTCTGCCCGGTCGAGGCCATCTTCTACGAGGACGACACTCCGGAGGAGTGGAAGGACTACTACAAGGCGAACGTCGAGTTCTTCGACGAGCTCGGCTCTCCCGGCGGCGCCAGCAAGCTGGGCCTGATCGAGCGCGACCACCCCTTCATCGCCGCGCTGCCGCCGCAGGCCGAGTAA
- a CDS encoding O-methyltransferase, producing MCGFPAATDTVTPRQPRGQERVITGNRQTSWAFADAYVAEDEALRWARDRAREAGLRSVSPSTGAALRLLAATVGAKAVAEIGTGTGVSGIHLLHGMRPDGVLTTVDPEPEHQQFARQAFRASGFASNRARFIPGRALDVLPRLADAGYDLVFCDGDRLEVMDYLAESLRLLRPGGLVVFEGVFANGRTIDSGPQPTEVIRIRELLRAVRESQELVPSLLPVGDGLLCAVKR from the coding sequence ATCTGCGGGTTCCCGGCGGCAACGGATACAGTCACGCCGAGGCAACCACGGGGACAGGAGAGGGTCATTACCGGCAACCGGCAGACGAGCTGGGCGTTCGCCGACGCCTATGTCGCCGAGGACGAAGCGCTGCGCTGGGCCCGCGACCGGGCCCGTGAGGCAGGGCTTCGCTCGGTGTCGCCCAGCACGGGCGCCGCACTGCGGTTGCTGGCCGCCACCGTGGGTGCGAAGGCGGTCGCGGAGATCGGCACCGGCACCGGCGTCTCCGGCATCCACCTTCTGCACGGAATGCGCCCCGACGGCGTGCTGACCACCGTCGATCCCGAACCCGAACACCAGCAGTTCGCCCGGCAGGCCTTCCGCGCCTCCGGCTTCGCCAGCAACCGCGCCCGTTTCATCCCGGGCCGCGCGCTCGACGTCCTGCCCCGCCTCGCGGACGCCGGTTACGACCTCGTCTTCTGCGACGGCGACCGCCTGGAGGTCATGGACTACCTCGCTGAATCGTTGCGCCTGCTGCGTCCCGGGGGGCTGGTGGTCTTCGAGGGCGTCTTCGCGAACGGCCGCACGATCGACTCCGGCCCGCAGCCCACGGAGGTCATACGCATACGGGAGCTGCTGCGGGCGGTGCGCGAGAGCCAGGAGCTGGTGCCGTCGCTGCTGCCCGTGGGTGACGGGCTGCTGTGCGCGGTCAAGCGGTGA
- a CDS encoding DUF3117 domain-containing protein, whose protein sequence is MAAMKPRTGDGPLEVTKEGRGIVMRVPLEGGGRLVVELTPDEADALGDALKKVVG, encoded by the coding sequence ATGGCGGCCATGAAGCCGCGGACGGGCGATGGCCCGCTCGAGGTGACCAAGGAGGGGCGGGGCATCGTCATGCGCGTTCCGCTCGAAGGCGGCGGTCGGCTCGTCGTCGAGCTGACCCCTGACGAGGCCGATGCCCTCGGTGACGCCCTCAAAAAGGTCGTCGGCTGA